From a single Solanum dulcamara chromosome 4, daSolDulc1.2, whole genome shotgun sequence genomic region:
- the LOC129887067 gene encoding protoporphyrinogen oxidase, chloroplastic — protein MTTTAVANHPSIFTHRSPLPSSSSSPSFLFLNRTSFIPNFSTSKRNSVNCNGWRTRCSVAKDYTVPPSEVDGDSGNQFPELDCVVVGAGISGLCIAKVISANYPNLLVTEARDRAGGNITTVERNGYLWEEGPNSFQPSDPMLTMAVDCGLKDDLVLGDPDAPRFVLWKGKLRPVPGKLTDLPFFDLMSIPGKLRAGFGAIGLRPSPPGYEESVEQFVRRNLGDEVFERLIEPFCSGVYAGDPSKLSMKAAFGKVWKLEQTGGSIIGGTFKAIKERSSTPKPPRDPRLPTPKGQTVGSFRKGLRMLPDAICARLGSKVKLSWKLSSITKSEKGGYHLTYETPEGVVSLQSRSIVMTVPSYVASNILRPLSVAAADALSNFYYPPVAAVTISYPQEAIRDERLVDGELKGFGQLHPRSQGVETLGTIYSSSLFPNRAPNGRVLLLNYIGGATNTEIVSKTESQLVEAVDRDLRKMLIKPKAQDPLVTGVRVWPQAIPQFLVGHLDTLGTAKAALSDNGLDGLFLGGNYVSGVALGRCVEGAYEIASEVTGFLSQYAYK, from the exons ATGACAACAACTGCCGTCGCCAACCATCCTAGTATTTTCACTCACCGGTCGCCGTTGCCGTCATCCTCCTCATCGCCGTCATTTTTATTCTTAAACCGTACGAGTTTTATCCCCAACTTTTCCACCTCCAAGCGTAATAGTGTCAATTGCAATGGCTGGAGAACACGATGCTCCGTTGCCAAGGATTATACAGTTCCTCCTTCAGAAGTCGACGGCGACTCCGGTAATCAGTTCCCGGAGCTGGATTGTGTGGTAGTCGGAGCAGGAATTAGTGGCCTCTGCATTGCTAAGGTGATTTCGGCTAATTACCCTAATTTGTTGGTGACAGAGGCGAGAGATCGTGCCGGTGGTAACATAACGACGGTGGAAAGAAATGGATACTTATGGGAAGAAGGTCCCAACAGTTTCCAGCCATCAGATCCTATGTTGACTATGGCTGTAGATTGTGGATTGAAGGATGATTTGGTGTTGGGAGATCCTGATGCGCCTCGTTTCGTCTTGTGGAAGGGTAAACTAAGGCCTGTTCCCGGCAAGCTCACTGATCTTCCCTTCTTTGATTTGATGAGTATACCTGGCAAGCTGAGAGCTGGTTTTGGTGCCATTGGCCTTCGCCCTTCACCTCCA GGTTATGAGGAATCAGTTGAGCAGTTCGTGCGTCGTAATCTTGGTGACGAAGTCTTTGAACGTTTGATTGAACCATTTTGTTCTG GTGTTTACGCCGGTGACCCCTCAAAACTGAGTATGAAAGCAGCATTTGGGAAAGTGTGGAAGCTGGAACAAACTGGTGGTAGCATTATTGGGGGAACCTTTAAAGCAATAAAGGAGAGATCCAGTACACCTAAACCGCCTCGTGATCC GCGTTTACCAACACCAAAAGGACAAACAGTTGGATCATTCAGGAAGGGTCTGAGAATGCTGCCGGATGCAATCTGTGCAAG ACTGGGAAGCAAAGTAAAACTTTCATGGAAGCTTTCTAGCATTACAAAGTCAGAAAAAGGAGGATATCACTTGACATACGAGACACCAGAAGGAGTTGTTTCTCTGCAAAGTCGAAGCATTGTCATGACTGTCCCATCCTATGTAGCAAGCAACATATTACGTCCTCTTTCG GTCGCCGCGGCAGATGCACTTTCAAATTTCTACTATCCCCCAGTTGCAGCAGTGACAATTTCATATCCTCAAGAGGCTATTCGTGATGAGCGTCTGGTTGATGGTGAACTAAAGGGATTTGGGCAGTTGCATCCACGTTCACAGGGAGTGGAAACACTAG GAACAATATATAGTTCATCACTCTTCCCTAACCGTGCCCCAAATGGTCGGGTGCTACTCTTGAACTACATTGGAGGAGCAACAAATACTGAAATTGTGTCCAAG ACGGAGAGCCAACTTGTGGAAGCAGTTGACCGTGACCTCAGAAAGATGCTTATAAAACCCAAAGCACAAGATCCCCTTGTTACAGGTGTGCGAGTATGGCCACAAGCTATCCCACAGTTTTTGGTTGGTCATCTGGATACACTAGGTACTGCAAAAGCTGCTCTAAGTGATAATGGGCTTGACGGACTGTTCCTTGGGGGTAATTATGTGTCTGGTGTGGCATTGGGGAGGTGTGTTGAAGGTGCTTACGAAATAGCATCTGAAGTAACTGGATTTCTGTCTCAGTATGCATACAAATGA
- the LOC129884888 gene encoding meiosis-specific protein ASY3 isoform X1, translated as MDVNRKSKLRDDLAGDSWSFGSNYHQFSQSRKMSIGIVIDSVSKCRIQKVKQAEDQAHLAAVKTSSKEISVDAGTTIAQKTSSKGNFTNDRNKKEIASTSAIRNQREPTEKQTSPWISTKTFHHEPTLEADTQVEKPSIAQGVVEMCNISNRVEVGPAECSLRSFLIQTRTLQFDKSKKVKEDASIERRGKFASKVVLEDMPEKEVKGKNTKAENAGNASLRLKLQEILGTVSSPNKQCPNSVVLEHGAKASEPEQKNSGNHVGEPRQNSDTIESDTQSHEYAIRRPTTRSLARKRAPAKLKSQNRKGPQACKEDHLEKNVFLPKDLLSRTLRDASTDSPLMVYGRRGKRKSQHMEASKVCEKNNEMKDEDTSNNCKRVSVPEKFVYPGDGTSLFQEKNDEMVQPDAGNLESPVVEMTEQLRNLQEHIDQKGNSAEKSKKKALDSESDEQSPIFALKTPGRKSFPGFAPRNNLGQLHGDDHKNATSKTEGICKVKSFDGFRREYKSNTPDESSDDAGNSESTPFLESRHIIEEDTQIKFSKPSSMESDPEDSEDSSNIQAGIQQPPSPEICNTGEQPPRPNKKLFNKGCANLSGVGLAAASSKGIDCRKFERHLEQKAEDALTSAITLFAFSLEKVRSKLKSVTNQRSAEILKSVAEKIHMQLQNAEFQIQADMGRITSLNKSKRKHVEEVLQEKQQHLNAIYERFKEEVTRHLQDCKSTLESLEAHEVEVKATVEKRKASNKKLLLEVEESIETQLDNAERRVSSVHHAAREKMRQLKFVVAECLKEGVLG; from the exons ATGGACGTCAACAGGAAGTCAAAATTACGAGAT GACCTTGCCGGTGACTCTTGGAGTTTTGGCAGCAATTACCACCAATTCAGTCAATCTAGAAAGATGTCCATTGGAATTGTAATAGATTCAGTTTCAAAATGCAGAATACAAAAAGTAAAGCAAGCTGAAGATCAGGCTCACTTGGCAGCAGTTAAAACTTCTAGCAAAGAGATATCTGTTGACGCAGGGACAACAATAGCTCAGAAAACTTCAAGCAAGGGGAATTTTACAAATGACAGAAACAAGAAGGAAATAGCGAGCACTTCAGCTATCAGAAATCAAAGAGAGCCCACAGAGAAGCAGACATCTCCTTGGATATCCACTAAAACCTTCCACCATGAACCAACTTTAGAGGCTGATACTCAAGTAGAGAAACCTTCAATTGCACAGGGTGTAGTTGAGATGTGCAACATATCAAACAGAGTGGAGGTAGGACCAGCAGAGTGTTCTTTAAGGTCTTTCTTAATCCAGACAAGGACTTTGCAGTTTGACAAATCCAAGAAGGTAAAGGAGGATGCTTCTATAGAGAGAAGGGGGAAATTTGCATCCAAGGTTGTGCTGGAAGACATGCCTGAGAAAGAAGTCAAAGGAAAAAATACCAAAGCAGAAAATGCAGGCAATGCATCTTTAAGATTGAAGCTTCAGGAGATCTTAGGAACTGTTTCTTCCCCAAACAAGCAGTGTCCAAATTCTGTAGTTCTCGAGCATGGTGCAAAAGCCTCGGAGCCAGAGCAAAAAAACAGTGGAAATCATGTTGGTGAACCTAGACAAAATTCAGATACTATAGAAAGTGATACTCAAAGTCATGAGTACGCTATTAGGAGACCAACTACTCGTTCTTTGGCTCGAAAAAGAGCTCCTGCTAAGTTGAAATCACAAAATAGAAAGGGACCACAGGCATGTAAAGAGGACCACTTAGAGAAAAATGTCTTCCTTCCTAAAGATCTGTTGTCTAGGACATTACGTGATGCTAGCACTGATAGTCCTTTGATGGTATATGGAAGGAGAGGCAAAAGGAAGAGTCAGCACATGGAAGCATCTAAGGTTTGCGAGAAGAACAATGAAATGAAAGATGAAGACACAAGCAATAATTGTAAAAGAGTATCAGTTCCTGAGAAATTTGTATATCCTGGTGATGGTACTTCTTTATTTCAGGAGAAAAATGACGAGATGGTCCAGCCAGATGCTGGTAACCTAGAATCCCCTGTTGTGGAAATGACTGAGCAGCTGAGAAATCTGCAAGAACATATAGATCAGAAAGGAAACTCAGCCGAAAAATCCAAGAAGAAAGCATTGGACTCGGAGTCTGACGAACAAAGCCCAATTTTTGCTTTGAAAACACCTGGAAGAAAATCTTTTCCAGGATTTGCACCAAGAAACAATCTGGGGCAACTGCATGGTGATGATCATAAAAATGCAACATCAAAAACTGAGGGCATTTGTAAGGTCAAGAGCTTTGATGGATTTAGACGAGAATATAAGTCCAATACACCCGATGAATCATCA GATGACGCAGGAAATTCGGAAAGTACTCCTTTTCTGGAATCAAGACATATCATTGAAGAAGATACACAGATTAAGTTTTCGAAACCTTCATCCATGGAAAGTGATCCCGAGGACTCTGAAGACAGTTCAAATATTCAAG CTGGAATTCAGCAACCTCCGTCTCCTGAAATTTGTAATACTGGGGAACAACCTCCTCGACCAAACAAAAAGCTCTTCAACAAAGGTTGTGCTAATCTTTCTGGAGTTGGTCTTGCTGCAGCCTCTTCTAAAG GAATTGATTGTAGGAAGTTTGAAAGGCATTTAGAACAGAAAGCAGAGGATGCGCTAACTAG TGCCATCACCTTATTTGCTTTCTCACTAGAGAAAGTTAGAAGCAAACTGAAGTCTGTGACTAACCAAAGATCTGCTGAGATCCTGAAGTCAGTTGCTGAGAAAATACATATGCAGTTGCAGAATGCTGAATTTCAGATTCAAGCAGACAT GGGGAGAATAACCAGTCTGAATAAATCAAAGAGAAAGCATGTAGAAGAAGTGCTTCAAG AGAAACAACAACATCTGAACGCCATATACGAAAGATTTAAAGAAGAGGTCACTCGGCATCTCCAGGATTGCAAGAGCACACTTGAATCTCTTGAAGCACATGAAGTCGAAGTGAAAGCAACTGTGGAAAAGAGAA AAGCATCAAATAAAAAGCTACTTTTGGAAGTGGAAGAATCAATTGAGACTCAGCTTGACAATGCTGAAAGAAGGGTTTCTTCAGTCCACCAT GCTGCTAGGGAGAAGATGCGTCAGCTGAAATTTGTGGTTGCTGAATGTCTAAAAGAGGGTGTTCTTGGTTGA
- the LOC129884888 gene encoding meiosis-specific protein ASY3 isoform X2 → MDVNRKSKLRDDLAGDSWSFGSNYHQFSQSRKMSIGIVIDSVSKCRIQKVKQAEDQAHLAAVKTSSKEISVDAGTTIAQKTSSKGNFTNDRNKKEIASTSAIRNQREPTEKQTSPWISTKTFHHEPTLEADTQVEKPSIAQGVVEMCNISNRVEVGPAECSLRSFLIQTRTLQFDKSKKVKEDASIERRGKFASKVVLEDMPEKEVKGKNTKAENAGNASLRLKLQEILGTVSSPNKQCPNSVVLEHGAKASEPEQKNSGNHVGEPRQNSDTIESDTQSHEYAIRRPTTRSLARKRAPAKLKSQNRKGPQACKEDHLEKNVFLPKDLLSRTLRDASTDSPLMVYGRRGKRKSQHMEASKVCEKNNEMKDEDTSNNCKRVSVPEKFVYPGDGTSLFQEKNDEMVQPDAGNLESPVVEMTEQLRNLQEHIDQKGNSAEKSKKKALDSESDEQSPIFALKTPGRKSFPGFAPRNNLGQLHGDDHKNATSKTEGICKVKSFDGFRREYKSNTPDESSDDAGNSESTPFLESRHIIEEDTQIKFSKPSSMESDPEDSEDSSNIQAGIQQPPSPEICNTGEQPPRPNKKLFNKGCANLSGVGLAAASSKGIDCRKFERHLEQKAEDALTSAITLFAFSLEKVRSKLKSVTNQRSAEILKSVAEKIHMQLQNAEFQIQADMGRITSLNKSKRKHVEEVLQEKQQHLNAIYERFKEEVTRHLQDCKSTLESLEAHEVEVKATVEKRTIC, encoded by the exons ATGGACGTCAACAGGAAGTCAAAATTACGAGAT GACCTTGCCGGTGACTCTTGGAGTTTTGGCAGCAATTACCACCAATTCAGTCAATCTAGAAAGATGTCCATTGGAATTGTAATAGATTCAGTTTCAAAATGCAGAATACAAAAAGTAAAGCAAGCTGAAGATCAGGCTCACTTGGCAGCAGTTAAAACTTCTAGCAAAGAGATATCTGTTGACGCAGGGACAACAATAGCTCAGAAAACTTCAAGCAAGGGGAATTTTACAAATGACAGAAACAAGAAGGAAATAGCGAGCACTTCAGCTATCAGAAATCAAAGAGAGCCCACAGAGAAGCAGACATCTCCTTGGATATCCACTAAAACCTTCCACCATGAACCAACTTTAGAGGCTGATACTCAAGTAGAGAAACCTTCAATTGCACAGGGTGTAGTTGAGATGTGCAACATATCAAACAGAGTGGAGGTAGGACCAGCAGAGTGTTCTTTAAGGTCTTTCTTAATCCAGACAAGGACTTTGCAGTTTGACAAATCCAAGAAGGTAAAGGAGGATGCTTCTATAGAGAGAAGGGGGAAATTTGCATCCAAGGTTGTGCTGGAAGACATGCCTGAGAAAGAAGTCAAAGGAAAAAATACCAAAGCAGAAAATGCAGGCAATGCATCTTTAAGATTGAAGCTTCAGGAGATCTTAGGAACTGTTTCTTCCCCAAACAAGCAGTGTCCAAATTCTGTAGTTCTCGAGCATGGTGCAAAAGCCTCGGAGCCAGAGCAAAAAAACAGTGGAAATCATGTTGGTGAACCTAGACAAAATTCAGATACTATAGAAAGTGATACTCAAAGTCATGAGTACGCTATTAGGAGACCAACTACTCGTTCTTTGGCTCGAAAAAGAGCTCCTGCTAAGTTGAAATCACAAAATAGAAAGGGACCACAGGCATGTAAAGAGGACCACTTAGAGAAAAATGTCTTCCTTCCTAAAGATCTGTTGTCTAGGACATTACGTGATGCTAGCACTGATAGTCCTTTGATGGTATATGGAAGGAGAGGCAAAAGGAAGAGTCAGCACATGGAAGCATCTAAGGTTTGCGAGAAGAACAATGAAATGAAAGATGAAGACACAAGCAATAATTGTAAAAGAGTATCAGTTCCTGAGAAATTTGTATATCCTGGTGATGGTACTTCTTTATTTCAGGAGAAAAATGACGAGATGGTCCAGCCAGATGCTGGTAACCTAGAATCCCCTGTTGTGGAAATGACTGAGCAGCTGAGAAATCTGCAAGAACATATAGATCAGAAAGGAAACTCAGCCGAAAAATCCAAGAAGAAAGCATTGGACTCGGAGTCTGACGAACAAAGCCCAATTTTTGCTTTGAAAACACCTGGAAGAAAATCTTTTCCAGGATTTGCACCAAGAAACAATCTGGGGCAACTGCATGGTGATGATCATAAAAATGCAACATCAAAAACTGAGGGCATTTGTAAGGTCAAGAGCTTTGATGGATTTAGACGAGAATATAAGTCCAATACACCCGATGAATCATCA GATGACGCAGGAAATTCGGAAAGTACTCCTTTTCTGGAATCAAGACATATCATTGAAGAAGATACACAGATTAAGTTTTCGAAACCTTCATCCATGGAAAGTGATCCCGAGGACTCTGAAGACAGTTCAAATATTCAAG CTGGAATTCAGCAACCTCCGTCTCCTGAAATTTGTAATACTGGGGAACAACCTCCTCGACCAAACAAAAAGCTCTTCAACAAAGGTTGTGCTAATCTTTCTGGAGTTGGTCTTGCTGCAGCCTCTTCTAAAG GAATTGATTGTAGGAAGTTTGAAAGGCATTTAGAACAGAAAGCAGAGGATGCGCTAACTAG TGCCATCACCTTATTTGCTTTCTCACTAGAGAAAGTTAGAAGCAAACTGAAGTCTGTGACTAACCAAAGATCTGCTGAGATCCTGAAGTCAGTTGCTGAGAAAATACATATGCAGTTGCAGAATGCTGAATTTCAGATTCAAGCAGACAT GGGGAGAATAACCAGTCTGAATAAATCAAAGAGAAAGCATGTAGAAGAAGTGCTTCAAG AGAAACAACAACATCTGAACGCCATATACGAAAGATTTAAAGAAGAGGTCACTCGGCATCTCCAGGATTGCAAGAGCACACTTGAATCTCTTGAAGCACATGAAGTCGAAGTGAAAGCAACTGTGGAAAAGAGAA CAATATGTTAA
- the LOC129884889 gene encoding protein S-acyltransferase 18: protein MRRHGWQRPLHTLQIVGISVFCFLLVFFYCFVGLLLGNRVVEITVTSVFSFVALFAAFLFIRCAAIDPTDRTRFRMKRKSVRTGFSNINYGFVLGQIVVRFLRRIERRVLKTFIRRKYLDPLKSNLHLEPLLTFPLLVKDDLVAPQTKDDDISFCSLCDFEVKKRSKHCRTCNRCVEGFDHHCRWLNNCVGKKNYTSFIFLMIFLLIMLLIEGGTAAAIFVRCFANKRSIELEIQRRFSAKFPRGVLATICVILFFMTSYCSAALGQLFLFHIVLIRKGMRTYDYILAMREENQSMELLESSEDSDSSSDESIDFDSPEKPSLVSRLTCREKRMNQSLETVSIKIDGEIESSTLKEKRGFRANIDPWKLISMSREKALQAAEKAKERLTKQKEMVDPLKPLPLETRSGPLMNMDTNRVPLSVASSRELALSKEVIITKGRVIRGGGSPMQLSSPRRRHSYSPTVVPTPRSGNTTVPSPSPKHRYKGNFDLKLTQVSKELETYISRQVLFSALKENEIAASPR, encoded by the exons ATGAGACGCCATGGATGGCAACGTCCTCTTCACACATTGCAG ATTGTGGGCATATCGGTGTTCTGTTTCCTTTTAGTGTTTTTTTACTGCTTCGTCGGTCTTCTCCTCGGTAATAGGGTTGTTGAGATCACTGTCACCTCTGTTTTCTCCTTCGTG GCACTTTTTGCTGCATTTCTGTTTATAAGGTGTGCGGCTATCGATCCAACTGACAGGACGAGGTTTAGGATGAAGAGGAAAAGCGTTCGCACTGGGTTCTCGAATATTAATTATGGATTTGTATTGGGTCAGATTGTTGTGAGATTTCTTAGGAGAATTGAGCGCAGAGTgcttaagacatttataaggaGAAAGTACTTGGATCCTTTGAAAAGTAATCTTCATTTGGAGCCTTTGCTCACATTTCCCTTACTAGTCAAAGATGATTTGGTTGCGCCACAGACAAAAGATGATGACATTTCATTTTGTTCGCTTTGTGATTTTGAG GTTAAAAAGCGTAGCAAACACTGTAGGACCTGCAACCGATGTGTGGAGGGATTTGATCACCACTGCAGA TGGTTAAACAACTGTGTCGGGAAGAAGAACTATACCAGCTTCATTTTTCTAATGATATTCCTCTTGATAATG CTGCTTATTGAAGGAGGGACAGCTGCTGCAATATTTGTAAGGTGCTTTGCCAACAAAAGGAGCATTGAGCTAGAGATTCAGAGAAGATTTAGTGCCAAGTTCCCTAGAGGAGTTCTGGCAACAATTTGT gtaattttattttttatgacatCGTATTGTTCAGCAGCGCTGGGACAGCTTTTCTTATTTCATATAGTTCTCATCCGGAAG GGAATGAGAACTTATGATTACATTTTGGCAATGAGAGAGGAGAACCAGTCTATGGAGCTTCTGGAGTCATCAGAAGATTCAGATTCCTCCTCTGATGAGAGTATTGACTTTGATTCACCTGAGAAGCCGTCACTTGTTTCAAGACTTACATGCAGAGAAAAAAGAATGAATCAG AGTCTGGAGACGGTATCTATAAAaattgatggagaaattgaatCATCCACATTGAAAGAAAAACGAGGTTTTCGAGCTAACATTGACCCCTGGAAACTTATAAGTATGAGTAGAGAGAAAGCACTACAAGCAGCTGAAAAGGCAAAGGAACGGCTCACCAAGCAGAAGGAAATGGTAGACCCTTTGAAGCCGCTACCACTAGAAACAAGAAGTGGACCACTGATGAATATGGACACTAATAGGGTTCCCTTATCTGTGGCTAGCAGTAGGGAACTTGCTTTGTCGAAAGAAGTGATCATCACAAAAGGGAGGGTAATCCGTGGCGGGGGATCACCAATGCAGCTTTCTAGTCCCAGGCGGAGACATTCCTATTCTCCTACAGTTGTCCCTACACCTCGTAGTGGTAATACTACTGTACCATCCCCATCACCGAAGCATAGATATAAAGGCAACTTCGACTTGAAGTTAACGCAAGTCTCCAAGGAACTTGAGACTTACATTTCGAGGCAGGTATTATTCTCTGCCTTGAAAGAAAATGAGATTGCAGCATCTCCCAGATGA